A segment of the Homoserinimonas aerilata genome:
GGGTGCGAGCTCCATCGCCAGCCATATCGCTCGCGGCACTCTCGGGCGGCAACCAGCAGAAAGTCATCGTCGCCCGGTGGATGAGCGCCGACCCCAGAGTGCTGCTGCTGGATGAACCCACCCAGGGCGTCGACGCTGTCGCCCGTGACGAGATCCATGAGTTGGTGCGCGCCGCCGCCCGGCGGGGCACCGCCGTTGTCGTGGTGTCGAGCGACCTGGATGAGCTCGAAGAGTTGAGCGATCGAGTGCTCGTGCTCGTCGACGGGCGCATCGCCCGCGAACTCACCGGCAGCGACGTCAACCGCGGCCTGATCACCACAGCCATGCACGAAACAGGAGTCCCATCGTGAAGTCGTCCGAATCTGCCCTCGCGCGCCAGCCCCTCGCGTGGCGTTCGATCATCGAACGCTATGCGCTCCTCGCGCTCGTCATCGCAGAATTTCTGGTGTTTGCTCTCAACCCGGTCTCTGGCGACATCTTCGTCAGCGCTCTCAACCTGCGCACCCTCATAGCGAACCAGGGCGTTGCGCTCATGATCGCGGTCGCACTCGTGTTCCCGCTCGCTGCAGGAATCTTTGACTTCTCTGTTGGTGCCGTAGCCGCGTCGTCATCCGTCGTCGCTGGCGCTGCGATCGTGAACTTCGGGCTCCCGGTGCCCGTGGCGGTCGCGCTCGGTGTTGTGTTCGGCAGCATCGTCGGGTGCCTGCTCGGGCTGATGATCGCCTACGGCGGTGTGAACCCATTCATCGCGACGCTCGGCGTGGCAACCCTGATCGGCGGCGGGATTTTCGCTTACACCGGCGGGTTGCGCATCACAGGCATCCCGCCTGAGTGGACGGATCTGGGATCGCGTGACTGGTTCGGCATCCCACGCATCGTCATCGTGGCGGGTGTCATCGCGTTCGTCGCCTGGTGGCTTCTCTCGCAGACGGTCTTCGGTCGTCGCCTGTTCGCCATCGGGTCTAACGCGCGCGCAACGCAGCTTCTCGGGGCCGACGTCAAGCGCATCCAGTTGCTCGCATTCGTGGCCTCGGGCACGCTCGCCGGAATCGGCGGGGTTCTCCTGCTGGCGCGCAACGGCGGCGCCACCTCAGACAACGGAATGATGATGCTGTTCCCCGCGCTCACAGCAGTGCTGCTCAGCACCATCGTCATCGACATCGGGCGCCCCTCGGTGCCGGGGGTTGTCATCGCGATCCTGTTCATCGCCATCACGGTGAGCGGCCTGACGCTCATCGGAACGCCGTCGTGGGTCAACCAGATGTTCAATGGCGCCGCCCTGCTCATCGCTGTGGGGGTGGCCCGGCTGGCCAAGCAGCGCACAGGCACGGCTCCCCGCCGTGCCTGAACTCGGGCAGGATGGGCACAGAGACAGGGGTTCGATGGAGAAGTCGGTAGAGATGCGCGGGGCAGAACACGAGATGCTGCTCTACGGGTGGCTCGAGACCGAAAGTCTGGGCGAGGACCGCCCGCAGCACACCTCGGATGCTGTGGTCGTGCGCACAGACGGAGCCAACCCCCGCGTCACCCGGCATTTTCGCATCGGCACCCTCGACGTTGCCCACATTTCTGGCGATCGTGTCGATGTCGAACCGTTGCTGACGGCACGCCGGTGGAAGGGGGTCGTGCTCGGTTTTGTCACGGCAGGGCATCTGTCGGTGAGCCAGGGTGAGCAGACCGTGCAGCTCGGGGTGGGCGACTTCGTGTTCTATACCCCTGCGCAGCGCTACAGAATCACTTCTCCCGGGTATCACGAGTACCTTGTTGTGCGCATCCCGATCGCCTCGATTGCCCTGCGCTACAGCGCGTTCTCTGATGTGGTTGCCACCGATCTTTCGCGTCTTCCGTCTGCCGCGGTGCTTCGCGGCATTCTTGCGGGCCTGAGCCGACCAGATTCTGTTCCGTCGCTTGCGGCGAGCGTGCACGTCGGCGACGCCGTGCTTGCTGCCGCTCACGCCGTGATCGCCGATGCTAGGCCCGCCGGCTCAGCCGAATCGATATCGCTGTTCACGACCTTCGTGCTCTGGATCGAAGACAACCTCGCCGACCCTGATCTCTCTGCCGACCGCATTGCCGCTGTGCACTTCTTGTCCACTCGCTACGTTCGACGCATTTTTGCCGCCAACGGCACCACGATCACCGCGATGGTGCGACAGCGACGACTTGAGCGTGTGCGCGACGAACTTCTTGACCCGCGCATGGCTCGGCACTCGATCAGCTCAGTCGCCGAGCGCTGGGGGCTCGCCGACCCTGCGTCATTCAGCCGGGCGTTCCGCCGCCAATTCGGATCATCCCCTAGACAGTATCGAGCGCTGCACCTGCATCAGGGCCAGCCTGGTGCGACAGATGAGGAGGCGGCATCGTGACATCGAACCCGCGCCTGGGTCTTGAGCTGATCGCGAGGATCCGTGTGGACATCACAGAACCGATCGAGGCGGGGGAGGTGATCGGTGGCCACCGTCGGATCATCCCCATCAGCGGCGGGGTGGCGTCGGGGCCGCGGATCACCGGGGATGTGCTCCCGCTCGGCGCCGACTGGAACCTTCGCGCGCACGATGGACGCGAGACGGCCAGTGCCCGCTACGTTGTGCGCACGACCGATGGAGCCCTGCTGAGCATCTACAACGAGGGCGTCTTGTGTGGTGTCGGCGGTTCCTTCTCCGGCATCACCCGGCCGCAGATCGAAGCGCCCGACGGGGACTACGCCTGGCTCAACGACGCCGTCTTGTCTGGAACGCTCAGCATTGTCACTGCGGATGGCGCAGTCACCGGTGTCGCGCTCGAGTTCTGGCAGGCGGTCGTCGCGCAGTAGACGTGCACACCGCCCCGCGATCGGATGTGCGCGCCCGCTCGGGACGTGCGTGCCCGCTCGAGCAGGCACTCACGTCCCGAGCGGGCGCGCACGCCGCGAAACAGGGTTCGGAGGGGTGGGCCTCAGAACTGGTTCATCGTGTTGTCCTTGCCGCCGGCCTTGAGGGCGGCGTCGCCCGCGAAGTACTCCTTGTGGTTGTCGCCGATATCGGAGCCGGCCATGTTCTGGTGCTTGACGGTGGCGATGCCTTCACGGATCTCGCGACGCTGCACGCCCTTCACGTAGGCGAGCATGCCCTCCTCGGCGAAGTAGTCCTTCGCCAGATCATCCGTCGACAGCGCGGCCGTGTGGTAGGTGGGCAGGGTGATGAGGTGGTGGAAGATTCCCGCCTCGGCAGAGCTGTCGCGCTGGAAGGTGCGGATCTTCTCGTCGGCGAGACGCCCGAGCTCGGTGTCGTCGTATTCGACGCTCATGAGCTTTGTGCGGTCGTAGGCCGAGACATCCGACCCCTCAGCCAGCAGGATGTCGTAGGCCTGCTGCCTGAAATTCTGGGTCCAGTTGAACGACGGGCTGTTGTTGTAGACGAGCTTCGCGTTCGGGATGACCTCGCGAACCCGGTTCATCATGCCCGCGATCTGGCCGATGTGCGGCTTCTCGGTCTCGATCCACAGCAGGTCGGCGCCGTTCTGCAGCGAGGTGATGCTGTCGAGCACGCAGCGGTCCTCGCCCGTGCCCTGGCGGAACCGGTACAGGTTGCTGGCGAGACGCTTGGGGCGCACCAGCTTGCCGTCGCGCTTGATGACGACGTCGCCGTTGCCCAGAGCACCCTCGGTGATCTCCTCCACATCGAGGAAGGAGTTGTACTGGTCGCCGAGGTCGCCGGGCGTCTGGCTGACCGCGATCTTCTGGGTGAGGCCGGCGCCGAGCGAGTCGGTGCGCGAGACGATGACGCCGTTGTCGATGCCGAGTTCAAGGAACGCGTAACGCACCGCGTTCAGCTTGGCGATGAAATCCTCGTGGGGCACCGTCACCTTGCCGTCCTGATGGCCGCACTGCTTCTCATCCGACACCTGGTTCTCGATCTGGATGGCGCACGCGCCCGCCTCGATCATCTTCTTCGCCAGCAGGTATGTGGCCTCGGGGTTGCCGAAGCCGGCGTCGATGTCGGCGATGATCGGCACGACGTGCGTCTCAAAGTTGTCGATCTGGTTCTGGATGAGCTCGACGGATGTTTCGTCGCCGGCGAGGCGCGCCGCATCCAGCCGCGTGAAGAGCAGGTCGAGTTCGCGGGCGTCGGCCTGCCGCAGGAACGTGTAGAGCTCCTGGATCAGCGCGGGCACGACCGTCTTCTCGTGCATCGACTGGTCGGGCAGCGGCCCGAACTCGGAGCGCAGCGCGGCGACCATCCAGCCGGAGAGGTAGAGGTAGCGCTTGTTGGTCGTCTTGAGATGCTTCTTGATGGAGATGAGCTTCTGCTGGCCGATGAAGCCGTGCCACACGCCGAGCGACTGCGTGTAGACCGAGGAATCCGCGTCGTATTCGGCCATGTCGCGCCGCATGATGTCGGCGGTGTACTGAGCGATCTCCAGGCCGGTCCTGAACCGGTTCTGGGTGCGCATCCGGGCGACGGATTCGGGATTGATCGCATCCCAGCTGCTGCCGAACTGCTGTTTCAGGGTTTCGATGGCGTCGATGTCGTTGCTGTAGGTGGTCATTGTTCTGAGTCCTTTACGAAGGTCGGGTGGTCGGGTTCAGGCGGCGGCCGGCGTCGGCTCTTCGACGAGGTAGCGCGTGTAGGCGCAGATCGTGAGGAAGGTGGGGTACTCCTCGCGCAGGGCAACCTCGCGGAACACCTCGGTGGCGTCGTCGAAGCGGTCGCCCTCGAAGCGCTCCAGGCCGAGGCGCTCGATGATGCCCTCCACGACCTCGACCGAGATCACGGTGCCCTGCTCCGTGACGGTGCCCTGGTGGATCCACTGCCAGATCTGCGAGCGGCTGATCTCCGCGGTGGCGGCGTCCTCCATGAGGTTGTCGATCGCGGCGGCGCCGACACCTCGCAGCCATGACTCGATGTAGCGGATGCCGATGGCCACGTTGTCGCGCAGCCCCGCATCCGTCACCGTCCCCCCGATCGATCGGATGTCGAGCAGCTGGTCGCGCGTGACGTGCACATCGTCGCGCAGGCGGTCGAGCTGGTTGGGGCGCTCGCCGAGCACCGCGTCGAACTCGGCGCGGGCCGTGGGGATCAGGTCGGGATGCGCGACCCAGGTGCCGTCGAAGCCGTCGGTGGCCTCGCGGCGCTTGTCGGCGGCGACCTGCTCGAGGGCGCGGGCCGTGACCTCGGGGTCGCGGCGGTTCGGGATGAACGCGCTCATGCCGCCGATCGCGAAGGCACCACGCTTGTGGCAGGTGCTCACGAGCAGCTCGGTGTAGGCCCGCATGAACGGCACCGTCATCGTGATCTGCTTGCGGTCGGGCATGACGAACCACTGGCCGCGGCCGCGGTAGTTCTTGATGATGGAGAAGATGTAGTCCCAGCGGCCCGCGTTGAGGCCGGCGCAGTGATCGCGCAGCTCGTAGAGGATCTCGTCCATCTCGAAGGCGGCGCCGATCGTCTCGATCAGCACGGTCGCGCGGATGGTGCCGTGCGGGATGCCGATGAACTCCTCGGAGAAGCTGAAGACGTCATCCCACAGGCGCGCCTCGCTCGCCGACTCGAGTTTCGGCAGGTAGAAGTAGGGCCCGCGGCCCTGCTCGATGAGCTTCTTCGCGTTGTGGAAGAAGTAGAGACCGAAGTCGACGAGACTGCCGGATGCCGCCATGCTCGTGCCCGTGCGGTCGATGTAGCGCAGGTGCTTCTCGACGAGGTGCCAGCCGCGCGGGCGCATCACGATGGTGGGGGTGCGCTCGGCGGTCACCGAATATGTCCTGCCCTCGGGGCTCGTGAAGTCGAGCTGCCCGCGCACTGCGTCGAACAGGCTCAGTTGGCCGCCGATGACGTTCGCCCAGGTGGGGCTCGTGGCGTCCTCCTGGTCGGCGAGCCACACATTGGCTCCCGAGTTGAGCGCGTTGATGGCCATCTTGCGGTCGGTCGGGCCTGTGATCTCGACGCGGCGGTTCTCGAGGCCGGGGCCGGCGCCGGCGACGCGCCAGGTGGCATCCGAGCGGATGTGCTCCGTCTCGGGCAGAAAGCCCAGGTCGCGCCCGTTGCCCAGGTCGAAGCGGCGCTGCATGCGCTCGGCGAGGCGGTCGTGGCGCAGGCCGCTGAAGCGGGCGTGCAGCTCGGCGACGAACTCGAGCGCGTCGTCGCTGAGGATCTCGTCGAAGCGCTCGGCGAGAGGGCCGGTGATCTCGATGCGTGCGTTCATGGTGTCGCCTTTCTTCTGGTCGTTCTCCGGTGAATCGGATGCGTGGAACCCACTCTCTTGCAACTTCGGCGGCTCTTCAGTGGCAAAGTGGGCAGAAGTTTTCTGATTCTTCTGTTGTTCAGAAGAAGCGGATGTGCAAGCCTGTCGGGATGACCCCGCACCTGCCTGCCGCGACCGACGATGAAGACATGCTCGACTCACTCACCATCGGCAAACGCATCCGACAGCTGCGCACCGACCGCGGCATGACCCTCGACGCCCTCGGCGCGGCCATCGGGCGCGCGCCGTCACAGGTGAGCGTGCTTGAGAACGGCAAACGCGAGCCTCGGCTCAGTGACCTGCAGACGCTAGCGAAGGCACTCGGCGTGCCGCTCGAGCAACTGCTCGCCGCAGAAGCGCCGTCGCAGCGGGCGGGCCTCGAGATCGCGCTCGAGCGTGCCCAGCGCGGCCCTCTGTTCGGTGCGTTGGGGCTGCCGGCGCTTCCCATCCGCAAGACGCTCAGCGATGAGGCGATCGAGACGATCCTGGGCCTGCACGCCGAACTGGAGCGCCTGCACCGCGAGCGGGCGGCCACACCGGAGGAGCTGCGCCGCGCCAACACCGAGCTGCGCCGGCAGATGCGCAAACAGAACAACCACTTTCCCGAACTGGAGGAGACGGCGGCGAAACTGCTCGCCACTGTCGGGCATGCGGGCGGCCCGCTGTCGCAGCGGGTCGCATCCGACCTGGCCAGCCATCTCGGGTTCTCGCTGCACTACACAAAAGACCTGCCCGCATCCACCCGCTCCGTCACCGACCTCGAGAACGGGCGCATCTACCTGCGCCTGAACGCGGGCGGCGACCCGCGCACCGCGTTGCTGCAGGCGCTCGCCGGGCATGTTCTCGGTGTCGCCGAGCCGAAGGATTACGGCGAGTTCCTGCGTCAGCGCGTCGAGACGAACTATCTGGCGGCGGCGCTCATGGTGCCGCAGCAGGGCGCGGTCGAATTTCTGACGCAGGCGAAGGATGCGCGAGAGCTGTCCGTCGAGGACCTGCGCGACGCCTTTGCGGTCAGCTACGAGACGGCCGCGCACCGCTTCACGAACCTGGCCACCGAGCATCTGGGCGTGCCCGTGCACTTTCTGAAGGTGCACGAATCGGGCACCATCTCGAAGGCCTACGAGAACGACAACGCCGCATTCCCGACGGATGTTCTGGGCGCGGTCGAAGGGCAGATGGTATGCCGCTTCTGGAGCGCCAGACAGGTGTTCGAGGTCGAGGACCGCTTCAGCCCGTACCACCAGTACACCGACAAACCGGGCGGAACCTACTGGTGCACCTCGAGCATCCAGTCGACCGCGCAGGGCGCATTCTCGGTCAGCGTCGGCACGCCGTTCGCGCACGTGAAGTGGTTCAGGGGGCGCGACACCCCGAACCGGCAGGTGTCAGGATGCCCCGACCCGGAGTGCTGCCGCAGGCCACCGCAGGCGCTCGCGGAGCGGTGGGCGCACAACTCGCTGCCGAGCGCCCGGCTGCAGTCGTCACTGCTGTCGGCCGTGCCGACGGGGTCGTTCACGGGCATCGACCAGACCGAGGTGTACGGCTTCCTGGAGGCGCACGCCCCGAGCTGACCACGGTCGTCTCTGCTGGTCGAGATGGTGCGGTCTGCCGCGCCCCGATTCTGCCGGTCGAGGTGATGCGGTCTGCCGCGCCTCGATTCTGCTGGTCGAGAGGCACGGAGTGCCGCGCCTCGATTCTGCTGGTCGAGGGGCACGGAGTGCCGTCTCGAGACCGGCCCCCGTGCTTCTTCTGCTGGTCGAGGTGGTGCGGTCTGCCGCGCCAGTCTCGAGACCGGCCCCCGCGCTACGCGAATACCGTCGGCAGCGCCGGGTCTCCGCGGCTGAGCCGGAATGCTTCGGCCGGCAGTTCGGCGACGGCGGCCTCCCGGTGGTCGCGTGCCGCCTTCGTGCCGGCGGCCCCGAGGTGTGCTGCGCCGGTGACGCCGTCGGTCATGAGCGCAACGTGAAGCGCCCGCCCGTCCGCTTCGGTGCTTTCGACGTGGATGCGCTCTTCGACGGCGGTTCCGGATGCGTCGAGCACGCGAAGGGGGAACTTGCGACCACCCGGGCTGGCTTTGCCGACGGATGTCTTGGCGACGGCCACCCATTCGCCGTCGGCATCCTGCCGGGAGACGAGTTTGTAGACCATGCCGGAGGCGGGTGAGCCGGAGCCGGTCACGACGGAGGTGCCCACCCCATACGAGTCGACGGGCACCGCGCGCAGGGCGGCGATGGTGAATTCGTCGAGGTCGTTGGTGACGGTGATCTTCGTTTCGGTGGCGCCGAGGTCGTCGAGCTGGCGGCGCACGGCGGCGACGAGTTCTGGCAGGTCGCCGCTGTCGATGCGCACCGCGCCGAGTTTCGGGCCGGCCACTTTCACGGCCAGTGCGACGGCGGTGTGCACGTCGTAGGTGTCGACGAGTAGCGTCGTCTCCGGGCCGAGCGCGTCGACCTGGGCGCGGAACGCCTGCTCTTCCGTGTCGTGCAGCAGCGTGAACGAGTGCGCGGCGGTGCCCATCGTGGGCACGCCCCAGCTGCGACCCGCCTCAAGGTTGCTTGTCGCTGCGAAGCCTGCGATGTAGGCGGCGCGGGCGGCAGCGACGGCGCTGTGCTCACCGACGCGGCGTGAGCCCATCTCGGCGAGTGGCCGGCCGTTCGCGGCGCTCACCATGCGGGAGGCGGCCGTGGCGACGGCGGAGTCGTAGTTGAGCACGCTGAGGATGAGCGTCTCGAGGATGACGGCCTCCGCGAAGCTGCCTTCGACGACGAGCAGCGGCGAGCCGGGAAAGTAGACCTCGCCTTCCCGATAGCCGTGGATGCTCCCCGTGAAGCGGTAGTCGGCCAGCCATTCGAGGGTGGCTTTGCTGACGACGTTCTCGTCACTCAGCCAGCCGAGTTCGGCATCCGTGAATCTGAAGTCGGCGATCTCCTGCAGAAGCCGGCCGGTTCCGGCGACGATGCCGTAGCGGCGGGCGCCGGGCAGCCTGCGGGCGAACGCCTCGAACACGCAGGGGCGGTCGTGCGTGCCCGCCTTCATGGCGGCGTCGAGCATGGTCAGCTCGTAGCGATCGGTGAACAGGGCCGTGCTGGTGCTCCGCATGGCGACAGCCTAGCGACCGCGGGCAACTCGCGGGTTGAGGAGGTTAATGCCCGCACGAACCTGCGGGTTGAGGAGGCCGCCCGCGGCCGTCTCGAAACCTCACCTACGTGCAACCCGGTTTTCGCGGCTCAGCTGGCGGCCTGGGCGACCAGCTCGGTGACCTTCTTCTCGACGGCGGGCGTCCAGGCGAGCACGGCGAACGAGGTGGGCCACATGTCGCCATCGTCGAGATTCGCGGTGCCTTCGAAGCCGATGGTCGAGTAGCGCGTCTTGAACTTCTGGGACGCCTGCATGAAGACGACGATCTTGCCGTCCGCGTTGGCGAAGCCGGGCATCCCGTAGTACGTCTTGGGCACGAGCTCGGGTGCGACGGTGCTGACGACCTTGTAGAAACCGTCCGCGAGCACCTTGTCTTCGGGTTCGAGTGCGGCGATGGCATCCTGCACTGACTTCTCGCCGGCGGCGCGGTTCTTGCCGGCCTTCTCCTGCTCGCGCAGTTCTTTCGCGCGCTGCTTGACGGCTTCGCGTTCGTCGGCGCTCAGTCCGTCTGATTTCTTGTCTGCCATGGTTTTCCTCCGTGTGTGTGAGTCAAGGCTATTCATGACGGCGGCGGGGCGCTTCTCCGTTTCTGCTCAAATGATTCGTCGGGCCTCGTGCGTTAGAATTTCTGGGCGGTGACGGGCATGTCTCGGCCGCCAGAAGGGTGCCGTGTCGAACCAACTCCTGCCTGACGAGTCCGAGCCGTCGGTGTTCGTTCCCTCCGATTTTGTGGCGTTCCGTTTCGTCGGTTTCGAGCTTGATGAGGCGACGGGCATCATCGATTTTGAATTTCGGATGCTCGGGGCCGGCTCGGTCGCACCGGTCGACTTTGTCGAGACGGTGACGTTGGCGTTGCCGCAGGATGGCGCATCCGGCGACTGGGTTGCCGTCCGCCCGGTTCTGCCGCTGCTGGGCGCTGTGATCGGGCTCAGCTATTACAAGGCTGCCGCCCCGCCTCGCTATGAACTCGATGTCGACGGCGTCACCGCATCCGCTGTCGCGTTCTTGGAGGATGCGCTGCGGCATGGCCTGGGCGAGTTCGCGTACCGCGCTGGGCTGCCGGGCCTGCTCGACACGGAGATCGTGCCGCTGCGGCCGCTCGCGCAGCGTGCCGAGCCGCACGACCTGGGTGAGGAGAGGCTGCGTCGCCCGCTCGCTCCTGTCGGCGGTGGCAAGGATTCGGTTGTGACGGTCGAGTCTCTCAAGGCTGCCGGGCTCGAGGTCACCCAGTTCTCGGTGAACCCGAACGCGATCATGCGTCGTGTCGCGGAGGCCGCGGGGGTGCCGTTCGTGGAGGCGCGCCGCACGATCGACCCGCTGCTGATCGCCCTGAACTCGCGCGGTGCCCGCAACGGGCATGTGCCCGTGACGGCCATGAACTCGCTCATCGCGGTCGCGCAGGCGCGGCTGCTCGGGCTGGGCACTGTCGTCATGTCGAACGAGAATTCGGCTGCCGAGCCGACGCTCGTGTGGGATGGCCTGCCCGTCAACCACCAGTGGTCGAAGAGTCTCGAGGCGGAGGTGCTGCTGGCGTCGGCGATCGAGGCGCAGACGGGCATCCGTGGCGGCTATTTCTCGCTTCTGCGGCCGTTCACCGAACTGCGCATCGCCCGCAAATTCGCACAGACCATCGGCTACGATCACGCGATCGTCAGTTGCAACAGGGCGTTCCGCATCAGCGGCGCCGACCCCGGCTGGTGCGGGGAGTGCGCGAAGTGCCAGTTCGTCTTTCTCGCCTTCTCGCCGTTCATGAGCCGCGAGCGTCTGGTGGGCATCGTCGGAACGAACATGTTCGAGAATGAGGCTCTCGTCGAAGGCTTCCGCTCGCTGCTCGGCCTCGATGCGCACAAGCCGTGGGAGTGCGTGGGTGAGGAGGCGGAGTCGACCGTCGCCATGAGTCTCGCCGTGCGCTCACCCGAGTGGCGCGACACGGCGGTGGTCAGGCGGATGCTCGAGCTCGCCCCCGAGCTGGCGGTCGGCGACGAGCGGATGACCGGGGAGCTGTTCGAGACGAGGCCCGCCCCGCAGGTGCCTGCCGTGTATGAGGAAGCCCGTCGTGCCTTCGACTGACGCTCGCACCGCGGCCTCCGTCGCCGAGGCTTTGGGTGGCCGTCGCGTGCTCGTCGTCGGCATCGGCCGGGAGGGGCACTCGATCGCCGATCTCGCGGTGCCGGCCGCAGCATCCGTCACCGCATTCACAGACGCCGATGGCCCCGCCGTCACGCAGTGGCGCGAGGAGTGGGGTGACCGCGCCCCCGTGGTCGTCGGCGGTTCGGCGGACGAACTCGATGTGGACGTCGCCGTCGTGTCGCCCGGCGTCAGCAAGAATCACCCGCTCGTGCGCGCGCTGAGGTCTGCGGGCGTCGCCGTCACGAGCGGCACCAGCCTGTGGATGGCCGGGCATGCAGCGCACACCATCGCGGTGACGGGCAGCAAGGGCAAATCGACGACGAGCAGCATCATCCAGCACCTGTTCTCGGCGCTGCGCGGTGAGGCGGTGCTGGGTGGCAACATCGGCATCCCGCTGCTGTCGCTGCCGGAGGCGCCACGCTACGTGGTCGAGCTGTCGAGCTATCAGTGCTCCGGGCTGACGGTGTCGCCCGGAACGGTCGTGCTGACCTCGCTGTTTCCGGAGCATCTCGACTGGCACGGCAGCGAGGGCGACTATTTCTCCGACAAACTGAACATCGTCGCGCACGGGCCCGAGCGCGTGATCGTGAACGCGCTCGACCCGCGACTCATGGCGGAGCTCGCCGCCCGCTTTCCGCGCCTCGAGGTCGAGCGGGTCGGTGGGCCCGACGGTTTTCATGTCGCCGACGGCTGGTTCATGCACGGCCCCGCCCGGCTGTTCCCGCGCACCACGCTCGCGCTGCGCGGTGAGCACAACGGGGTGAATGCGTGCCTCGCGCTCGCCGCGATCCAGTCCGACGGGTACCAGATCGCCGAGCACGCTGCCGAGGTGGCTGAGGCGCTCGCATCGTTCCACGCCCTCGAGCACAGGCTTGAGGAGATCCCGGATGCTTCGGGCCTCACCTTCGTCGACGACTCCCTGTCGACCAGTCCCTACGCCGCGGTGGAGGCCCTCCGCGCTTACGAGGGTGCCCCGCTCGCGCTGCTCGTCGGCGGCCAGGATCGTGGCGTCGACTACGCGCCCCTCGGCGACTACCTGGCGGAGCATCCGATCGCCGCCGTCATCGGCCTTCCCGGCAGTGGCGCGCACATCGTGGAGGCGCTGCCCGCGGGCCAGCCGCACGCGGTCGCTGCGTCGATGGCGGATGCGGTGGCCGCCGCCCGCAGGATGACCCCGGCCGGTGGATGCGTGCTGTTGTCGCCGGCCGCCCCCAGCTACGGCCTCTACAACAACTATGCGGAGCGTGCAGCAGACTTCCGCGCCGCGATCGCCGCGACCGCGCCCTGACGGAGCATCCTCGCGGGATGGCTCGCGCTCGTGGCTCGTGGCTCGTAGCTCGTGCTCGTAGCTCGTAGCTCGTCGCGAGAGGCCACATTCGGCCCCAAGAATTCGTCGTAGGGATCAGAATTGACCACTCCCGACAGGGCATGGGGTCAGAGTGATCTGCCCGCCGAACCGTGAGGGGTCAAAGTTCGCCCCACGTGTCTGTGCTTGGGGCCACAAGTGACCACTCGCGACCCGCTGGTCTCGGGGTCGCGGGATGCTCGAACTGGAGGGTCCCGCTGGTCGCGGGGTCGCGCCCCAGCGCGATCGTCTCGAGCCCCGCGCGCCTCGGCCCTCCCTCCGCTCCTGACCTCGCTCATCGGACACTTCGCGACACACCTGCCACTCAGACGTGTGCAGCTGTGTCGCGAAGTGTCGGGTGAGCGCATCCGGAGGTGGAGGCACTCGCGACTCGCCCCGCTCCGGCGTTCCGCGCGCCGCGGCCCTCGTTCGAGGGTGGAGGCATGGAAGGATGGTCACATGACTGAACTTCGCATCGATGGCCGCACCCCCGACAAGCTCCGCCCCGTCACGTTCGAGCGTGGCTGGAGCAAGCAGGCTGAGGGCAGCTGCCTGGTGAGCTTCGGCGACACGAAGGTGCTGTGCACGGCGTCGTTCACGAATGGCGTGCCGCGCTGGATGGCAGGCAAGGGCAAGGGGTGGGTGACCGCCGAGTACTCGATGCTGCCGCGCGCGACGAACAGCCGCACCGACCGCGAGTCGGTGAAGGGCAAGGTCGGCGGTCGCACGCACGAGATCTCGCGCCTGATCGGCCGCAGTCTGCGGGCCGTCGTCGACATGAAAGCGCTTGGCGAGAACACGATCGTGATCGACTGCGATGTGCTGCAGGCCGATGGTGGCACCCGCACGGCGGCGATCACGGGCGCCTATCTGGCGCTCGCCGAGGCGCTGGAGTGGGGCCGTGAGCGCA
Coding sequences within it:
- a CDS encoding ABC transporter permease → MKSSESALARQPLAWRSIIERYALLALVIAEFLVFALNPVSGDIFVSALNLRTLIANQGVALMIAVALVFPLAAGIFDFSVGAVAASSSVVAGAAIVNFGLPVPVAVALGVVFGSIVGCLLGLMIAYGGVNPFIATLGVATLIGGGIFAYTGGLRITGIPPEWTDLGSRDWFGIPRIVIVAGVIAFVAWWLLSQTVFGRRLFAIGSNARATQLLGADVKRIQLLAFVASGTLAGIGGVLLLARNGGATSDNGMMMLFPALTAVLLSTIVIDIGRPSVPGVVIAILFIAITVSGLTLIGTPSWVNQMFNGAALLIAVGVARLAKQRTGTAPRRA
- a CDS encoding helix-turn-helix domain-containing protein, with amino-acid sequence MEKSVEMRGAEHEMLLYGWLETESLGEDRPQHTSDAVVVRTDGANPRVTRHFRIGTLDVAHISGDRVDVEPLLTARRWKGVVLGFVTAGHLSVSQGEQTVQLGVGDFVFYTPAQRYRITSPGYHEYLVVRIPIASIALRYSAFSDVVATDLSRLPSAAVLRGILAGLSRPDSVPSLAASVHVGDAVLAAAHAVIADARPAGSAESISLFTTFVLWIEDNLADPDLSADRIAAVHFLSTRYVRRIFAANGTTITAMVRQRRLERVRDELLDPRMARHSISSVAERWGLADPASFSRAFRRQFGSSPRQYRALHLHQGQPGATDEEAAS
- a CDS encoding DUF3237 domain-containing protein, which translates into the protein MTSNPRLGLELIARIRVDITEPIEAGEVIGGHRRIIPISGGVASGPRITGDVLPLGADWNLRAHDGRETASARYVVRTTDGALLSIYNEGVLCGVGGSFSGITRPQIEAPDGDYAWLNDAVLSGTLSIVTADGAVTGVALEFWQAVVAQ
- a CDS encoding isocitrate lyase, with translation MTTYSNDIDAIETLKQQFGSSWDAINPESVARMRTQNRFRTGLEIAQYTADIMRRDMAEYDADSSVYTQSLGVWHGFIGQQKLISIKKHLKTTNKRYLYLSGWMVAALRSEFGPLPDQSMHEKTVVPALIQELYTFLRQADARELDLLFTRLDAARLAGDETSVELIQNQIDNFETHVVPIIADIDAGFGNPEATYLLAKKMIEAGACAIQIENQVSDEKQCGHQDGKVTVPHEDFIAKLNAVRYAFLELGIDNGVIVSRTDSLGAGLTQKIAVSQTPGDLGDQYNSFLDVEEITEGALGNGDVVIKRDGKLVRPKRLASNLYRFRQGTGEDRCVLDSITSLQNGADLLWIETEKPHIGQIAGMMNRVREVIPNAKLVYNNSPSFNWTQNFRQQAYDILLAEGSDVSAYDRTKLMSVEYDDTELGRLADEKIRTFQRDSSAEAGIFHHLITLPTYHTAALSTDDLAKDYFAEEGMLAYVKGVQRREIREGIATVKHQNMAGSDIGDNHKEYFAGDAALKAGGKDNTMNQF
- the aceB gene encoding malate synthase A — translated: MNARIEITGPLAERFDEILSDDALEFVAELHARFSGLRHDRLAERMQRRFDLGNGRDLGFLPETEHIRSDATWRVAGAGPGLENRRVEITGPTDRKMAINALNSGANVWLADQEDATSPTWANVIGGQLSLFDAVRGQLDFTSPEGRTYSVTAERTPTIVMRPRGWHLVEKHLRYIDRTGTSMAASGSLVDFGLYFFHNAKKLIEQGRGPYFYLPKLESASEARLWDDVFSFSEEFIGIPHGTIRATVLIETIGAAFEMDEILYELRDHCAGLNAGRWDYIFSIIKNYRGRGQWFVMPDRKQITMTVPFMRAYTELLVSTCHKRGAFAIGGMSAFIPNRRDPEVTARALEQVAADKRREATDGFDGTWVAHPDLIPTARAEFDAVLGERPNQLDRLRDDVHVTRDQLLDIRSIGGTVTDAGLRDNVAIGIRYIESWLRGVGAAAIDNLMEDAATAEISRSQIWQWIHQGTVTEQGTVISVEVVEGIIERLGLERFEGDRFDDATEVFREVALREEYPTFLTICAYTRYLVEEPTPAAA